TCGCTAAGCTTCTTTGGTTTGTTAAGCGATTTAATGCGCTTGATTTACCCGCATTTGAACGGCCAGCGAAGGCAACTTCAATACCTTCATCTTCAGGTAGATGGCGAATATCTGGTGCACTGGTAATAAAGTGTGTCTTTTGATAGTGAATGATTTTGCTCACTGTTAACTCCGTCTCGAGTGAAACCAAGCTGTAGATAATGATCCAAGTAGGATTATTGTAGTCAGCTGATTACTTTTTTGTGAAAATGTGTAAAATAACCGCATTAAGGTTGTCACTGTTAACTTTTTGGTGACAAACTTAGAACAAAAACGGTAAAGGTCGCTCATTATATCATGCTGTAGCCAATTTAGAGCGGTACTGGAAGCTTAATATTCAACACAATGCGAAGAAACCTTGTTAAAAAGGGTAACTCATTGTGAGGGAACGATAATAATAAATGGAATGTCATGAAAAAATTAGCGCTGATATTAACTCTCCTAGCTAGTTGCTCAACATGGGCTCAAGGAGACATCGAAGCTGGGAAGCAAAAATCTGTAACTTGTACGGCTTGTCATGGTCAAGAGGGCAACAGTACTCTGACTCAATACCCGAACTTAGCTGGTCAACACGCAGGTTATCTTGAAAAGCAGATCAATGAATTTAAATTAGGGATGCAAACCCAAGGAAAACAAGGCCGTATGGACCCTGTTATGGGAGCAATGGCGATGGCGGTTAGTGAAGAAGATGCAAAAGACATTGCAGCGTATTACGCCTCTTTACCAATGGCTGATAACACAACGCCTGAAGACTCGATTCCTGCCGGTAAAGCATTATATTTAGCGGGTGATATGGAACGTGGTATTACGGCTTGTGTTGCTTGTCATGGACCGCGTGGTAACGGAACCTCACTGTCAGGTTTTCCTAAGATATCAGGACAACATTCTGACTACGTGAAAGCGCAGTTAGAGAAGTTTCGCTCTGCTGATCGTGCAAACGATATGAATGGTATGATGCGTGATATCGCCAAAAAGCTTACTGACGACGACATTGCGACACTTTCGCAATATGTTGGTGGCTTGCATTAATTTCTAATGCAGCAGTAACGAATTTAAAGAAGCAGCTCTTGTAGCTGCTTTTTTTATGAAAAATACATGAAAAACGATTATCTTTGCACCAGTATCGGGTATACTTCCCGCCCTAGAATTTTCAGGGAGTAGAGTGAGTTTATGATGCAATTCTGCCCTTTGTGTCAGCATTCGCAGGCTGATAACTTCCACCAAGATAAGCATCGACGTTATTATCGTTGTCAGCAATGTTATCTTATTTATGTGGATGAGGCAGATCGTTTCGACGCTGAAGCTGAAAAAGCTCACTACGATTGTCATGAAAATAATCTTGACGATGAAGGGTATAAAACCTTCTTATCACGATTTTCTGAGCCCTTGTTGCAACGTGTTGGTAAGACACCTCAACAAGGTCTAGACTTTGGATGTGGCCCTGGACCATTGCTTGCTCATATGATGAGAGAAGCGGGTCACCATATCGAACTCTATGATATTTATTACACACCAGATAAGTCCGTGCTTACTAAGCAGTACGACTTCGTCAGTTGTACAGAAGCTATTGAGCATTTTTATCAACCTCAAAACGAATTGGAATTGTTATTGAGCTTGATAAAACCTGGTGGTTGGTTAGGTATCATGACGAAACTAGCCAGGGACGAAAGCGCGTTTGCCACTTGGCATTACAAGAGTGATTTAACCCATGTCAGCTTTTTCAGCAAAGACACATTTGAGTTTGTAGCAAAGCGCTATCAACTTGATATGGAGTTTGTTGGAGAGGATGTCATTTTACTGAGGAAAACCCAGTAATGAGCCGTACTAAAAAAGCCCGTACTCCGGGAATGGCGAGTGAGCCAGTAGTTGTAACACGTAACCGTACCGATCGTGACGTAGACAGTCGTGAAATTAAGCGTAAAAAGAAACGTAAAGGCCTAAAACCTGGAGCTCGTAACGTTGAAAGCGATTCAGAGAAAGCACGTCGTTTTTCTCAGAATAAAGATCCTCGTATTGGCAGTAAAAAACCAATTCAACTTGTTGTTGAAGAGAAGAAGAAATCAAGCAAGCAAGAGCGTCGTTTAACTAATGAGCAAGAATTGGCTCAATTAGAAAATGATGCGCAATTGATGGTTCTTCTTGATCGTATCGATAATGGTGAAAACCTAGGTATGGGTCTGCAAAAATACGTAGATGAAAAATTAGCACGTATTGAGCACTTAATGGGTCGTTTAGGCTTATTAGAAGACGAAGAGACAGAAGAAGAAATTGCTGAATTCCCTGAGTTCGCGGCGCCTAAAACAAAAAGCGACGATGACCTATTAGCTGAATTTGATAATTTCAACATGGATGATTTTAAATAATTATGACTACAGTAACCCTGTTAGCACTGCTTGGTGGTGCAATTATTCTTGCGTTAGCGGGCTACGCTAGCAGCTTACTGATGAAGTTGAAAAAGCAGAAGGAACTGCAAGAACGACACAGAAAATTGGCGATACAGAAACGTAACGCCAATATTTTTGATAACGTGGTTTTATTATGCCAAGCCAGTCTTCAAGAGCAATGTGACTACTCTGAAATGTCGATTCGTTTGTACTGTATTATGGATTATCTACAAGATGATGATCGTATTGATGTAGAAAAAGAATACCCAGCATTATCTGAGTTGTACCATGTTGTGAAAGACATGCCTCGCGGTGATAAAAGACAAGCGCTCGCTAAGCAAGATCGAATGAAAGATAATTTGATTCGAACTAAAGCAGAAGCCCGCTTACAAGATGCAGTGAAAATCGAGATTCAACAACTGCACGATCGAATAAAACCATTGAATCAAAAAATCGATATTAAAATGATCTGATCGACACTTCTTTTGATTGTTGCCTTGAAGTTATCGGCTTTAGAAGTGAGATGCTTTATTATGCAAGCATCAAGAAGCGTCTATTTAGATATCAAGAGATGGAAGTAAGTCATGTCAAATCAACAAATAGTATGGGACCAAGCGATCATAGAGAAGTATAACTACTCTGGTCCTCGCTACACCTCTTACCCAACCGCTTTAGAGTTTCATGAAGCGTATACTCCTGCTGAATTCGACATGGCGTGTACTCAGTATCCTGAGCGACCACTGTCTCTGTATATCCATATCCCATTTTGTCACAAGCTGTGTTATTTCTGTGGCTGTAATAAAGTCATTACTCGTCATCATCATAAAGCGGACATCTACTTAGACTCATTAGAGTTAGAGATCCGTCAACGAGCGGCGTTATTTACCGATCGTAAAGTAACCCAGTTGCATTTTGGTGGCGGCACACCAACGTTTTTAACGAAAATCCAATTTACTCGCTTAATGAATTTATTACGTGGTGAATTTCATTTTGAAGCGGGTGCTGAGATCAGTATCGAAGTTGATCCACGTGAAATTGAATTGGATATGTTGGATCACTTACGTGATGAAGGGTTCAATCGTTTAAGTATTGGTGTTCAAGACTTTAATAAAGAAGTTCAGTTATTGGTTAACCGTGATCAAGATGAAGACTTTATTATCTCTATGGTGCAGCGAGCGAAAGAATTAGGTTTCCGTTCAACTAACCTTGATTTGATTTATGGTTTACCAAAACAGTCCGCAGAATCATTAGCTATCACGATTAAGCGCGTACTTGAAATGGAACCGGGTCGTTTGTCTGTTTTTAACTACGCACACATGCCAACCTTATTTGCTGCGCAGCGTAAAATTAAAGACGCCGATTTACCTGCACCCGCGGAAAAATTGGTGATGCTGCAAGACACCATTGAAACGTTAACTGGTGCCGGTTACCAGTTTATCGGAATGGATCACTTTGCACTGCCTGATGATGAGTTAGCGGTCGCGCAACGTGATGGCATTCTTCACCGTAATTTCCAAGGTTACACCACTCAAGGTGAGTGTGATTTATTGGGTATGGGTGTATCAGCTATCTCTATGATTGGCGACAGTTACGCACAGAATAAGAAAGATTTAAAAGAATATTACGCACAGGTGGATGATAAGCGTCATGCATTGTGGCGTGGTGTTGCACTTGATCAGGATGATTTAATTCGTCGTGAAGTGATTAAACAGCTGATCTGTAATTTCACGCTAGATACTAAAGCGATTGAAGTCGAGTTTAATTTAGATTTTGCTACGTACTTTGCAGAAGATTTTAAATTGCTGCAAACGTTTGTCGATGATGAGCTTGTGTCTCTGCATGAAGGCCGTATTGATGTTGAATTACGTGGTCGTTTATTGATCCGTAATATCTGTATGTGTTTTGATAAATACCTTCGTGACCGTGCGCGTCAACAGCAGTTTTCTAGAGTTATCTAAGAGCGGATAAAGCGGGGAAGAGCGCTCCTATGGTCCTGTGAAAACCTGATTGTTTGCCTAAGAATTTGAAGCCGTAGGTGTTATGCACCTGCGGTTTTTTTTGGAAATTAGAAACTATACGCTGCGCTAACTAGGGTAAGCGTGCGGGGAACTACACCTAACAAATAAAATTCATTATGCGTATCTTACGATCTTTCATTTAACGAGAACGTAATTATGCAAAAAGATAAAAAGAGAACACCAGAGCAATGGCACGCTCTATTTGAATCTCAGCAATCTAGCAAGCTTAGTGCCGCTGAATTTTGTCGTAACCATAATATTCTGCCAAAGACATTTAGTGCACGTAAAGCACGATGGAAACAAAAGATTAACGCTTCTACTTTCTTGAAAGTAGAAGCGTTAACATCAACTATCATCGCCACTCCACAATTACCAGATATTCAACTTTCTATCGGAAAATTGCGATTAACATTGCCAGCTAATACTGAACCTCACTGGATAGGACTCTTATTAAAAGGGTATCAATCATGAATGTATTTACTGATGTTTCCACCATTTATCTTCATCGTGATTTTGTCGATTTTCGCAAGGCCATTAATGGCCTTGTCGTGATTGTTGAGCAAGAAATGCAACTATCACCGTTTAGTGATGCTCTATTTATATTTTGCAATAAGCCTCGTGATAAACTCAAAATATTGTATTGGGATAAAACAGGATTCGCTTTATGGTACAAGCGATTAGATGAAGACCGCTTCAAATGGCCACGAAATATAAATAACGATACGTTAGCATTATCAGAGCAGCAACTGACACTGCTATTACAAGGTTTTGATATCTTAGGACATCAACCGGTACATTATCAAACAACCCTTTAAATAGTTGATTCTCAGTCAAGAATAGGAGGCAACCGATTGATTACCTGTATTATCGTTATATAGTCATCTACATGACTGATAAAATAAAACCACTTCCTGATACCATTGACGAGCTGAAAGCACTTGTGCTTCAGCTTGAAAATAAATATAACCGTCTTCTAGAGCAATTTCGGCTGGCTCAACATCAGCGCTTTGGTAAAAGCAGTGAATCTGACTCGACTCAATTTGATTTATTCAATGAAACAGAAGAAGAAATCATCATTGAAAATGATGATACACAAACGATTACCTACACTCGTCAAAAGCCAAAACGCCAACGCTTACCTGAAGACTTACCGCGTACTGTTATTATCCACGACATAAAAGATAAAACTTGTAAGTGTTGCGGTCTAGAGATGCATGCGATGGGTAAAGACATCAGTGAAAAGTTGGAATTTGTACCAGCTAAAGTGGAAGTTATTCAACATGTTCGTCCTAAATATGCTTGCCGAAATTGTGAAAAAAACAATACTTCAGTAGACATTAAACAAGCCCCAATGCCAGCGTCACCAATCCCTAAAGGGATTGCGACCGCAAGTTTACTTGCTCAAATTATTACGGCTAAATTTCAATACAGTCTTCCACTTTATCGTCAAGAAACGTTATTTCAGCAATGGGGTATCATTATTGGACGGCGAACGATGGCGGATTGGTTAATAAAATGCTCGGTACTATTTACCCCTCTTAATAACGAGTTACATCGTATTTTGCTTGAACAACCCACTCTGCATTGTGATGAAACAACGGTAAATGTGTTGGATGTTGAAAAAGCAAAATGTTATATGTGGGTCTACTGCTCTGGCTATGATTCTCCAGGCTCTGGTGTTTTGCCTGGAATTGTACTTTATGATTATCAATCTAGCAGGCATGGCTACCATCCAGTTAACTTTTTAAAAGGTTATAACGGGTATTTACATACCGATGGTTACCAAGGTTATGAACAAACTGAAGCGATGTTAGTTGGCTGTTGGGCACACGCACGTCGACGATTTATTGAGGCTCAACGTGTTCAAGTAAAAGGGAAAACAGGGAGTGCAGATTGGGTATTGAGTAAAATCCAAAAGCTATACCGGATCGAATCGTTATTAAAAGAGGCTTCCCCTGAAGCCAAGTATGTTGCTAGGCAGACAGAAGCCCGCGATTTACTTAAAGAGCTCCGTGATTGGCTTGATAGCGCAGTTAGTCGAGTATCACCTAAAACAAAATTAGGTGAGGCGATTAGCTATACATTAAATCAATGGGATAAATTAGTTCGTTATATTGATGATGGATTGTTATCTATTGATAACAATCGAGCAGAGCGAGCGGTTAAACCGTTTGTTATCGGCCGGAAAAACTGGTTATTTTCGGGTTCAACGGCTGGTGCAGATTCAAGTGCAATGCTTTACAGCATTGTAGAAACAGCAAAGGCAAACGGATTAATCCCTTACGATTATATTAGGTATTGTCTAGATCGTTTATGTGTTGGATCGCCAGATATCGATTCACTTTTACCTTGGAATGTAAAAGACAAGGTGTAGTTCCCCGCACGCTTACGTTAAGCCAAATTCATACTCAAAATCCATCGTGGTTCTTAAGCCTCGGACCAATAGGTTTGCTTGTTTCTGTCTTGCGAAATCCACCATTAGTCCAGAGAAACCCTCAACGGACACGTTTGGCAGATCCTGAGTTACTTCTTGCACTAATTGAACGCGCTCATCGAGCGTAAATAAAGTATTTTTACTTGGGCTGGCCGCTACCGCCACAATAATGTGTTCAAACATGGCCGCAGAGCGTTTAATTAAATCTAAATGCCCATTAGTGATTGGATCAAAAGTGCCAGGATAAAGCGTTAATTTAGTCATGTTGTAAAGCTCGTTGGTAAACCTTGAAATACAGAGCCGCAGTATGCTCAATCATAAAGGCGGTTAATTTTTCCCACCCACCTTCAATTAAGTGCTCTTTTAGCGTGGCATTATTAGCTATTTTTTCAATGTGTTCTGCCAGTTCTGTAGAGTTACCCGGCTCGATAAGTAGCCCTGATTTTTCATGTTCGATAATGTTAGGGATCCCTCCTGCACGCGAACCTATAGCAGGAAGGCCTGTACTCATGCCTTCTAAAATCACAGACCCGAGCCCTTCAGTATAAGAAGGGTGGATCAACAAATCTGCAGCCGCAAACCAGTCACCCATATTATGTTGACGACCCATAAACGAAATATTAGTTAATCCTGAAGCTTGCTTTTCTAGTTCACAGCGTTGTTTCCCATCCCCCAATAAACAGATATGAACACGAGGATCTTTCAGTAGCATTGCGGCGTTAACGGTGACATCAAACCCTTTATGAGGGATCATATTACCGGCTTGAATAACCAAAAATTTATCCTTAAATCGCTCCCTAATATTCGCGACTTCAGAATGATTGATCGGATAAGTAACCGGTGAATCAGGAATCGTCATAATATGTTGTTGCGGAAGGCGTTGTCGCACTACCTCAGAAACACAAGTACTGATCCCAACAATGGCCGCTGCATTTGAATACGCAAAAGTAGTGAGCCATTTTTTCTTAATAGGATTATCTAAACGTCGAGTAATGATATAAGGCGTTTGACTTACTTTATGTTGAAGTGCAGCCCAATAGATAGCATGCCCCTCATGAACATGTAAAACCGCGTCTTTCGGAAGAGAAATCGTGTGACCTAGTAGATAATGTCGAACAGTAATAACTTCGCAGCCTAAATCTGATATCGCGTTATAAAAAGGGCTGTTAGTTAGAGCAATCACTGCGATATTTTGCTTCTCTTTTAGATGTTGCTGGATGAGTGCGAGGGTTTGCTGTTCCCCGCCACTGAAACCACGAGCAAGATTAACATGATAAATTTTCATCATTATTCCTTGTTTGCTTTATTGTAGTCTCGTAGCCATAGATCAGCGTAACGATTGAACGTCACGCTAGCGCTTAGTGTTGCAAGTAGTAATCCGTGGCGGCCATCTAAAAAACCACGCTTTAAAATATACATACGGATAAAACAAAAGAATCCATGAAGAAAAGCACCACTGAGTGAGCCTTTCTTTTTTCCTTCGCGTTGGTCGACCCAAGATTTTATATACATGACATTTTTTGCATTATATTGCTGCAAAGCATCGTATGTGAAATGTAATAAGCGACCAGTTAAAGCGTTAACTTGAATATGGTTTGGAATAACGACACTTTCATGCACTAGAGAGTCGCTATATTGAGTTTCATCAGTTTTATATAAACGAACAACCCAATCAGGAGACCAACCAGAGTGCTTAATAAATTTCCCAAACGCAGAGCTTGAGCGATTTATTTTATATGCGGTCTTTGTCTTGTTTGCTTTCACGGCAGCTAAAATTTCAGTTTTTAACTCTGGAGTGACTCTCTCATCGGCATCAAGCCATAATACATAATCTGAGGTAACGTGCTGTTGTGCTAATTGACGTTGTTTGCCAAACCCTGGCCACTCTTTATTTACAATAAATTTATCAGTAAATTCACGAGCAATTGTTTCAGTTGAATCAGTACTTCCTGAATCCATTATCACAATTTCATCAACCCAATCAGCAACGGTATCAAGACAGGCTTTTAAATGTTTTGCTTCATTTTTAACAATAAGCGCAACCGCTAAGGTTGGAGAGGATGTTGTCATTATTTTTTCCCTTCTTCGGTGCTGTTTAGGATGATTTCCAGTTGCTGAAATGAGCGGGCAACCATATCAAGCGTTATATCTTGCATTATATGCTCGCCTTTAACGCGAGTGCTCCATTTTAGCTCATTAACAGGCTTATTTTGTTGTTGCGTTACATGTTGTTCATACACACTCACCACATAAGATAAGCTATTATATGGCCCCGTGCGTTTAGGATTACTATGGCCATATAAGCCAATAACTGGTGTGGCTTGTGTTGTAGCGATATGTGCTGGGCCTGAATCCGGTGCAATTACTACCGTGGCTTTTTTTAATACTGCGGTTAACTGTTTTAATGAAGTCTTACCAATTAAATTAATAAGTGGAGAGTTGGCAAGTGATTCAATACTGTCACCAAGTTGCTTTTCACGATCACTTGGCGAACCACAAAGTACCACTTGGTAGCCTTGTGTGGTTAACCAGTCAGATAATTGAGCATAGCGCTCAGTCAACCAATTACGCTCATCCTTACTGGCAGCAGGGGAAATCACCACATACGGCTTTTCTGCTGGAATATGTGAATTCACAAACGAAAAGTCATCGTCAGATAATGGAATATTCCAGGTTGGTTCACTTTTAGGCACACCAAGGTACTCAATAAAAGAGTAGAAGCTATCTAGAACATGCGCTGAGGCCGTATCTTCAATTTTACGATTGGTAAAAAGCCATTGACCTTCTTTGGCGCGCTTGCGATTAAAACCGACTTTATATTTAGCTTTTATACCAATAGTTAACACACTAGCACGTAACGCCAATTGCATATGAATCAGTGCATCAAAACGTTGGTTATTCAGCTGTGACCAAATTGCTTTCATCCCTTTTAATCCCAGTTTTTTATCAAACGGGATCACCGTAATACCAGGTAAATCATGAATTAATTGCGCTTCTATTTTTCCCACAATCCAAGTGATTTTGGTTGTCGGCCACTCTTTTTGAATCGCTTGAACTGCCGCAACAGCATGACAAACATCACCAATAGCAGATAAGCGTAGAATACAGAGTGAGTTAGGGGCAGAAGTGAATAAAGCCATAAAGATGTTTACCCAAAAAGAATGAGGTAGAATTATGCTATTAACGTTCATAAATGTAAAATGGCAGAGCAAGAAAGAGACTAGAAACTATACGCTGCGCTAACTAGAGGCTATAAGAGCAGGGTTCAGGTCTCAGGATTCAGGGGTACTTGCTTTTAGCTCCTCCCCTTTATTGATATAGCTACTTAGCTATAAATGTTGATATAAGGGGAGGTTGGGAGGGGTTGCTGGCGAGAAACTATACGCTTCGCTTCTAGAGACTATAAGAGCAGAGTTTAGAGGCATTTCGCTCTTGAACTTATAGTTTCTAGAAGCGAAGCGGTCTAGTTAGCGCAGCGTATAATCTCTAATGTTTAATATTGGAGTACCTGTAACATGCAAAAAATCCAAACAACAAAACAAACCATTTGGTATGACGACTCAATTCTTAGTGACTCACCAGAACAATGTTGTGATCCCGACTATTGGCAGCAACAAGATAAGGTAATTGGCTCAGCTCAAGGGCGAGGAACAACTTGGTTTGTGGCATTAGATACTATGGATGCGGCACTGCGTCATTATCGCCGTGGTGGCTTGTTTGGAAAGCTAATTAAAGATCATTATATTTTTACTGGTTGGGAAAAAACACGCAGTTATCAAGAATTTCAGCTTCTCAATATTTTAATAGAAGCGGGTGTTAATGTACCAAAGCCCATTGCAGCTCGTTCGATTAAACGCACTTTTTGCTACCAAGCCGATTTGTTAAGCGAGAAGATCCCTCATGCACGAGATTTAGTGGCTATTTTACAAGAAGAATCACTATCTAAAGAAATATATCAAAAAATAGGGGCTGAGATTGGTAAGATGCACACCGCACAAGTGAATCATACTGATTTAAATATTCATAATATTTTAATTGATGATAAAGAGAATGTTTGGATAATCGACTTTGATAAATGCTATCAACAAGAAGGTAGCGATTGGAAAGAAAGTAATTTATCTCGTTTGAATCGATCTTTTCATAAAGAAGTAAACAAAAGACAGATAAAATGGTCGGAAGATGAGTGGCAACACTTGTTTTCGGGCTACAACACAATTTAACCCATTTTTATTCACCCATTACAGCTGGATTCATGATTTTGAATACATTGACATTTAAACAAAAACTTCACAGTCACGGTTGGTTTATTTTAATCAACAGTCTTATTGCGATGGCCATTGCTACTCGTTATTTTGCCTTCTTGCCAGAGATCCCAACGGACATACTTGGTTTTAGTTTTATTACTTCAGGCACCTTTAGCCAAATGGTATTACTAGTGGGATTAATCGGTCTGGTTGCTTTGCCTGCTCTAGCAATTCGTCCTGCAAAAATACGTAATGGGTTGCAAGCATTAATCGCCTCTATTTGTATTGCGACGTTATTTATTGATATCTTAGTGTTTGCTCAATACCGATTCCACATTAATGCCGTTGTTCTTGAATTGGTGCTTTCTGGTCAAGTAGTAAGCTTTCCACTCATTACATGGGTAACGGTTATTGGTGGAGTAATTGCTCTGGTTGTTGGTCAATACCTTTTGATCTCTTGGTTAGAAAAACCAGCCGCAATAACTCAGCACAAATTGGGTCGTAAATTTGCACTTATAACGTTCTTCGCATTATTAGCAACCCACGGAATTCATATTTGGGCTGCAGCGAACGCCTACCAACCCGTGACAACAGTAAAACGTTATTTACCTGCTTTTTACCCTGCAACATCAACAAGCATGATGAAAAAATATGGCTGGGTAAATGAAGAAGCCATTGCTCAACAAAAAGCGATGAAGCTAAATCGTAAAAGTGATTTAAATTATCCGCTTGCACCATTACAAAAAGAAGCGGTTGAAAAGCCAATTAATATTATGATTTTGACTGTTGATTCATGGCGCGCAGATACCTTTAACGCAGAAAATACGCCAAACATGTGGGAATACGCGCAATCAGGCGTGATTTTTAATAATCACATCGCAACAGGTAATGCGACACGTACGGGTATCTTTGGATTGTTCTATGGCATTCCAGGCACGTATTGGCACGGCTTCTTAGCTAACCAGAAAACACCTGCGTTAATTGATCGCCTACAAGAACTCAATTATGACATGGGAATATTCACAGCAGCACAGCTAGAAAAGCCTGAATTTAACCAGACTGTCTTTAAAAACATTCCAAATTTACGCATTAAATCAGAAGGTGGCTCGCCATCAGAACTAGATAAAGATCTAACTAAAGATTGGCTAGAGTGGTACAGCAAGCGTGATACCTCTAAACCTGCATTCTCATTCTTATTCTATGATGCACCGCATGGGTATGATTTCCCTAAAGATTATGCACATCGATATGAGCCAATGCTAGATGAGATTAATTATTTAGAATTGAGTAATGATAGCGATCCAACGCCTTTCTTTAATCGCTATAAAACGAGTGTACATTTTGTTGATAGTGTAGCAAAACAAGTATTAGATAAACTAAAAGAAACGGGTGATTTAGAAAATACGTTAGTGATTATTACGGGTGACCACGGTCAAGAAATGAATGATAACCGCATGAATTTCTGGGGTCATAATAGTAACTTTACAGACGCTCAGGTGAAGGTTCCGTTTGCTATATTTGGGCCAAAGATAAATGGTAAAGCGTTAGATTGGACGGCAGATGATTTAACTAGCCACCAAGATGTCGTTCCAACCTTGATGAAAAACTACTTAGGTGTAACAAACAACATTAAAGATTACTCAGTAGGTGAAGATCTATTAGGCAAGCATGTTGATCGTAATTGGATCATGACTTCAAACTACAGTGGTTATGCAATTATTGATAAAGAGTCGATTTTAGAAGTTGGTGCAACAGGACAATATCAATTGTTAGATAAGACTAACCGTCCAATGAAAGATGCTGAATTAAATTATCAACATCTTCAAGAAGCATTAGAGCAGATTAGTCGATTTAGTAAGTAGATTTTAGATTAAAGGATAAATATGAATATTTTAGTCACCGGCGGCGCAGGTTTTATTGGCTCAGCAGTTATTCGCCACATTATCAGCAATACATCAAACTCTGTCATCAATGTTGATTCTCTTACCTACGCAGGAAATCTAGAGTCTTTGAGTCAGGTTGAAGCATCAGATCGTTATTCATTTGAACACGTTGATATCTGTAATCGCACTGAACTTGACCGTATTTTTTCTGAATATCAACCTGATGCAGTCATGCACCTAGCTGCTGAGTCACATGTAGATCGCTCAATAGATGGCCCTGCTGCGTTCATTGAAACTAATATTGTCGGTACTTATACTTTACTTGAAGCAACGCGTGCCTATTGGAATTTGTTAGCTGATGATAAAAAGCAAGCCTTTCGTTTTCACCATATATCAACGGATGAAGTGTATGGTGATTTAGAAGGTACAGATGATTTGTTTACCGAAACAACCCCTTATGAGCCATCAAGCCCTTATTCCGCGTCTAAAGCTTCTTCAGATCATTTAGTTCGTGCATGGCAACGTACTTATGGCCTACCAACAGTTATTACTAATTGTTCAAATAACTATGGGCCATATCATTTCCCTGAAAAGCTGATCCCATTAATGATTTTAAATGCCTTAGAAGGTAAGTATTTACCTGTTTATGGCAATGGAATGCAAATTCGAGACTGGTTGTTTGTAGAAGACCATGCTCGCGCGCTATATAAAGTCGTTACTGAAGGTGAGATTGGCGAAACCTACAATATTGGTGGTCATAACGAAAAAGCCAATATTGAAGTAGTTAAGACCATTTGCTCATTACTTGAAGAGTTAGTGCCGAACAAACCTGAAGGTGTTGCTCAGTACCTTGATTTAATTACCTACGTAACAGACCGCCCTGGTCATGATGTTCGTTATGCTATTGATGCTTCAAAA
The Aliivibrio salmonicida LFI1238 genome window above contains:
- a CDS encoding DUF3413 domain-containing protein translates to MTFKQKLHSHGWFILINSLIAMAIATRYFAFLPEIPTDILGFSFITSGTFSQMVLLVGLIGLVALPALAIRPAKIRNGLQALIASICIATLFIDILVFAQYRFHINAVVLELVLSGQVVSFPLITWVTVIGGVIALVVGQYLLISWLEKPAAITQHKLGRKFALITFFALLATHGIHIWAAANAYQPVTTVKRYLPAFYPATSTSMMKKYGWVNEEAIAQQKAMKLNRKSDLNYPLAPLQKEAVEKPINIMILTVDSWRADTFNAENTPNMWEYAQSGVIFNNHIATGNATRTGIFGLFYGIPGTYWHGFLANQKTPALIDRLQELNYDMGIFTAAQLEKPEFNQTVFKNIPNLRIKSEGGSPSELDKDLTKDWLEWYSKRDTSKPAFSFLFYDAPHGYDFPKDYAHRYEPMLDEINYLELSNDSDPTPFFNRYKTSVHFVDSVAKQVLDKLKETGDLENTLVIITGDHGQEMNDNRMNFWGHNSNFTDAQVKVPFAIFGPKINGKALDWTADDLTSHQDVVPTLMKNYLGVTNNIKDYSVGEDLLGKHVDRNWIMTSNYSGYAIIDKESILEVGATGQYQLLDKTNRPMKDAELNYQHLQEALEQISRFSK
- the rfbB gene encoding dTDP-glucose 4,6-dehydratase, whose product is MNILVTGGAGFIGSAVIRHIISNTSNSVINVDSLTYAGNLESLSQVEASDRYSFEHVDICNRTELDRIFSEYQPDAVMHLAAESHVDRSIDGPAAFIETNIVGTYTLLEATRAYWNLLADDKKQAFRFHHISTDEVYGDLEGTDDLFTETTPYEPSSPYSASKASSDHLVRAWQRTYGLPTVITNCSNNYGPYHFPEKLIPLMILNALEGKYLPVYGNGMQIRDWLFVEDHARALYKVVTEGEIGETYNIGGHNEKANIEVVKTICSLLEELVPNKPEGVAQYLDLITYVTDRPGHDVRYAIDASKIEHELGWKPEESFESGIRKTVQWYLDNKQWWSRVLDGSYAGERLGVSSEQVVHKEIR